ACGTGAGGAACAGGCTAGCACATGCGTCTGGTGGGCCTGCAGCTTATATCTTCTCTGACGAGCGCAGATTCACAGCAGCCCCCTCCTCCCCTTTTCTCCCCCGGCGAGCGTGCGccttctctctcctcccctcccacccccaccccacaagCGCAGATGGCTGCTACATCCAATCACGTCGGAGGTGCGCCCTTCGACGCCGGCGACCTTGTTTTTGCTCCAGCCGTCAAAGATTGCAACGGATCCCTGTGGTTTGCTACGAACACAACGCCGAATGGTACAACCACCTGCCGGGGAAGCTACAACCAGCGTCGAGGGAAGCTACAACGCGCAACCAGCGACATGCTTTTTTGCTACAACCGACTTCGCTTTTTGCTACTTCTTCTGCCTTTCTTTTTTGCTACAACCGAGGCTGACCGCAGGCGGCAAGCATGGTGACCGTGGGCGGCGAGGACAGGATCGTGGATTTTTGCTACATGCTACAACCGGCATTGCAATTTGCTACTACCGGCATCCAATCCGGCTGCAACCGGCATCGTGGTTTGCTACATCGCACAATGATATTCTGATTTTTGCTACAATCAGCATCATGTTTTGCTACAAACATACTGCAAAATGCTATAACCGGCAGATGCTACAATGGGTACTGGTATAAGATAGAAGGACGAGAACGAAGATGCTACAATGGTGGATGGAAAATGCTACAACCATGTACACAGATTGATACGAGTAAATAAGCACTGTAATGTGACGAtgggatggatgctgggacgacgAGCGGCTGCCCGAGGACAAGGATGGCGGCGCGGCGGTAGCTTCGAGATTGCAAACGAGGTTTTTCGCGCTGGAACCGGTGAGGATCCGTGCTACAAGCTCCGTGGATAAATTTCTTTTTCGAATCGCGGGGGTAGGTTTTGCGAGGGCGGTGACcaccggcggccggcggcgagcccGGGTGTGCTGCGGTGCTTTGAGCCCGATCGCCTGGCGGCGGATTACGGTGGAGGTCAATGGCGCTTGCTGTAGCCCGTCCTCTTCGTGGCGGTTGCAATTTCTGCAGGAGAATGATTGAGGAGAACGACGAAGCAACGACCATATCTGATGGCTAGCTGATGTTGCATCGTACGGTCGCGCggtgaccggcccaaatttgggcggGTGCGCCGGCGCCTAGTACTCTCCTTTAGCATAAGCTACTGTCCTAAAGATCTTCGGCTTCCAAACATTCGGCACTAGCTCGTCCACATGGATCTCACCAGGAAGACACCAACCTGCACAAAACAGAGGTAACTTCGCCATCCACAATTGCCAGCTCTCTTCAATCTCACAGAATGTACATCTCCAGAAATAATATCAAAACCCATGAATCAGGGTGCGGCATTCAGTTCTAGGCAATTGGcctatataatactccctccattccacaatgtagtacttcctctatccccgtgcttcaactttgaccgtaaatttaactagcAAGACCAATTGCgccgggagcaaaaattatatcagtgaattcgtattcgaaagaagttttcaattatataattttttctcccaccGCAATTGGTCTCGTTGATTAAATTTATGGTTAAAGTTGGACCttgggaagcgcgggcgcactatattttgaaatgtAGGGAGTATACAGAAGTGAGATTAATATCATTGGTATCTAACAGTGATAGATGAGattttttgaattttattcccaaTTCAGTGACAAGGTGTTCATAAGAACCCCCATTATACTCTCTTTTTTGCGGCAAAACCCCCATTATACTCAGAGTGAAACACACAACATTTGTGTGGCAGAAGCTAGATGAGACAATCATGTCTACACAAACTCATGCCTTAAACTCCACCTTGTCAATGCTTGCCATCGACGAGCACAAACTCACAGTAGACCGTTTAGCACAATATTACGTTGAAGTGAACTGGAAATAGTTGGCCACAACATATACTTTTTCTGCCCACAACATATAATTTTTTGGCAACAACATATGCATATGTACATAAGCAATTTCTTAATGTCATTGAACGATGGACATAACCGCATAAAGTAGAACTAGACAAATATGCCTGGAAAGTGCAAGCAGATACAATACTATGCACCATCAAATCTTGGCCAAGATACACTTCAAATTTTTCTCCCATGCGCAGCCTTGAGAAGGTCGATCACCACCAGAGGGCAGCTTGCCTCGAGGTGCTTATACCCCTCCGTCGCCAACACAGCATCAAGAGTGGCAGGAGTTCTGATAATGAACTGAACACATCTTGTCTTGAGCTCTGGGCAATTGTGCTGCTCGGCTAAAGCCAAAGTTGTTGCCGCCGTGTCCACGTTGATGCTACTAGAGAGCTTACCGGCACATATGTGCTTGAGCCTATCCAGTCCATACCTGTCAGCAGCAGCAAGCAGATGCTGAGCCATCACAGTCGCCGCCTTTGCATCTGCCTCCTCCTGCTGTTCATACTCTGCCTCGTCCTCCGCATCCCACTCCCGCTGTCTGAGTTCTGGCATGGTGTCTGTGTAGATGAACTGAAGCAGGGCCTTGAACACCTCAGCATCCATGTCCTTGATCTCCACACATTGCGAGCACTTCTCCTTCATGTCTCCAAAAAACTCGGCCATAAAGACAGGGGACCTTGCGGCGACAATGAGCTTGTGCGCAGAAAAAGATTCGCCGGACACGAGAAATGTGACGTCAGCTCCTGTCTCGCTCTGAAGGAGTTGAGCCAATTGCAGGTGCAAGTCAGACGATGGCAGATGCAGTTCTTCAAGGGCCGTTTCCTCTCCTATTTCCTTGAGAACATCAAGGGTGCACTGCACACTAAAAGAGTCATCCTTGACATATCCCAATCCTTCTAGCTTAATTCTCTCTGAGCTATCTTGGGGCTTCTTGAATGTTATTCTCTGAGAAACTTCATGGGATGGCTTAGGCACTCCTCTCTGATCAACCAAGCAAGCGCGAAGAGTCGTCCTCACAGCGCTGGCTGGTGGTTCACTGAGAAAGATAAGACGGAGCGCCACGAACGTGCTCAAACCCCTCGAGTCCACGACGTTTGGATCATAGATTAAAATCACGGGAGAAACGATTTCACGGCGGCCTCTCCAAGCAGCTATAGCGGAGGCCATAGCGGGCAATAACGGCAAATAGCGGAAACTTTTCTGATCGGAGAGATGATTTCTGGAGGGTTTTACTGATTTTTGAGCCATTTAGAGGGATATGTGGAGGATTTCGCGGCAGCTGCCATAGCGTAGCGGCGAGGCTCCGGGACAGCTATAGCGCAGCTATTGCGGCTATTTCGCGGGCTATTTTAATCTATGGTTTGGATATAGAAGGATCTCCCACTCATACCCGTCCACAATCCATCTGTACTTGAAGCAATAGTCGCTGCCGATGCCCGACATCATGCTAACGCCGTCGATCTTGAGCAGCCGCACCGAGCGCAGGACTTGTGTGAGGTTGAAGTTTGTGGCCAAGGGTGAAGCTTCTTCTGCGGGGAAAATCATGTTTTTCTGCGTGGGAATGATTATTGTGGATCAGTACAGTTTACTTGGACAAAAAAACTTCCGCCGTCGTCTCACCATCATCAGTCATCACGTCGTTGAGAGCAAGCGACGAGCAAAGCCTGTGCCAAGGACGACTCACCGTGCCACCGGAGAAGAACGTTAACCCGCCCGGTCGCGACATGCTTGTCAGGCGGCCCGCAGCTTTGCTATGTGGGCGGGGCCTTGCTTACGCGTCGCGCCGACGGAATAGACGGCGAGGGGGGGTCGGCTCTCGGCTGCTGTCCCGGCGTCCTGACGAGACGGCGAGGGCTGCTGTTGTAGGGGAGATCAGCGGGAAGGGAGAGGCTGCAAGCAGAGATGAGGGAGTAAAGCAAGAAGAAAAGGACTTCCGCAGTTGCGCTGGCGAGTCTCGTTGACGTAACGTATTGCGCTGGCGAGTCTCGTTGACGTAACGTAGGGAGACTGGGAGAGTGGAAGGTGACTGTAAAAAGGAAAGTTTCGCTCAGATGGGGCCTTTTCGAGAAAAAAacgaaaagaaaagaagagaaaaggaCATTTAGTCATTTACAAAGTAAAATTCCCACCACACCCGACCTAACATTTTATTCTTCCTGCCCAATGTTTCTAAGGTTTTTATCTTTTTTTCTTGACCTCTATGAGAAGAGTGTCTATTCTATTTGATAACCATCCGGGAAGCAGTACAAACGTcatctaagagcatcttcaacggtCGCGCAACGCGCGACGCCTTAAAAAAACGTTTACAGCGCCGAATAGCCAGCTTTTGCGAGCCGCGGAGCACTGGCTTCAGTGGCCGCTGCAAAAAATTGCGCGGGCGTCACTTCGGTAGACGCGCTAAACTACAGCGCACGCAAGGAGCCGCCGCTTTGCAACATGTTCATTTTGAGGACAATATAGTGatatttcaaacatcaaaacaagacatggcatagttTAAAACCATCCAACCAAGTTCATGACATAAAAGTTCACAAAGACAAACGGCACATCAACAATCATGCCGCACCTCATCTTCGTCCTTCTCTTCCTTCGATTTTtcatcctcatctgaagaagattcttcctcctcctcttcagtgTATCACGCAGggagctcgggaggtattggtaaGATCTCCAACGGCATCATGCGAAGGTatgtgaggcacaccggaagacatGCCTCCACCCATGTCACTGGGAGGTGCTCCCATGCCTACCATGAGAGACGCAAAACTCATGCCTCGCATGGTAgatccgaagccacccatgcctcccatgccccccccatggtagctccgaagccacccatgcctcccatgccaCCCATGCCGCCCATGCCACCCATGCCTGCCATAGTagctcccatgcctcccatgaccgtggctcttttttggaccaagacttcttcacgggcaagattgACGTACTTCCTTTGCTTCTCATCGAGGGTAGATGTGTCCATGAAGAACAAGTAatctcccattccaacaatctaGTTCGCTCCTCCATGGCCAATTTTATCTCCTCCAATGCCACCTTCCTCTCCTTGGccgccaccttcctctcctcggtcgccgcatcttggttccttgccatcttCCTCACCTCATTTGCTTCCTTTCTTGCGTTCTCAattgcttccatagcatttttagctcatcatctcctttccttttcatcttttcttttccgtcTTTCTTGCCTCCATTTGGTCTTTTTGGCTTGGAGTAGGCAACCGAGTTTGGTGtagggcttctcttgccgtcatcacttgatgcctcctcctcctcatcatccaaATCAATAGTCCGCTTGCGTTTGTTGCTCTCCTCGTTGACATCTTCACGGGGCTTCCATTTATCATCATCCTTCAACGCATCATAGCAATGGGCAAGGTAAATAGCctccctttcttgatcttccctttCTTggtcttctcctcttcttcttgaaATAAGTTTTGTGCAATAGTAAGCTACAAACAAAAGAACAAGTTAGCACTTGAAACACCAAAGAAGAAGCACGCACATGGAAGAATCATGAAAGAAATGGCACTTACCCTATCTTTGTCATTAGTGCCACTTGGGTTTAACGTGTCAACCGCCTTAAGTGCGGCTGCCCACCTTTGAAAATCTCTGTTAATTGTCGACCACCGGGAGCGAAGATGTCTTCGTCCATGGTGTCTCTACTTTGGAAGAATCACGCACATGGAAGAATCGTGAAAGAAATGGCACTTACCCTATCAAAGTGCTCCTTCATCCGGATCCAATATGCATCTCTACTTTGGTCCCCTCCAAAAGTGTCATCCCTAGACACTTGCAACCATGTATTGCATAGCAAGATGTCTTCGTCCATGGTGTAGTTGCCCGCTGTTCCTTTTGGTGCATCGACGATaccctcaccatcctcgtccaccttgatacgtctccaacgtatctataatttttgattgttccatgctattatattatctgttttggatgttaatgggctttattttacacttttatattatttttgggactaacctattaacccaaggcccagtgcaaattgttattttttgcctatttcagtgttgcgcagaaaaggaatatcaaacggaatccaaatggaatgaaaccttcgggaacgtgatttttggaacaaacgtgatccagaggacttggagtggacgtcaagaaatggacgaggagtccacgaggcagggggcgcgcctaccccttgggcgcgcccctcccccctcgttcgcccctcgtggctcaaccggcctacttcttcctcctatatatactcatataccctgaaaacatccaggagcacaacaaaaccctatttccaccgccgcaaccttctgtacccaagagatcccatcttggggcctttttcggagctccgccggagggggcaacgatcacggagggccttacatcaactccatggcccctccgatgatgtgtgagtagtttactttagaccttcgggtccatagttattagctagatggcttcttctctctctttgaatctcaatacaaagttctccttgatcttcttggagatctattcgatgtaactctttttgtggtgtgtttgtcgagatccgaagaattgtgggtttatgatcaagtctctctatgaacaatatttgattcttctctgaaatcttttatgcatgattggttatctttgcaagcacTAGGaaaaaaaggggctttcgttcaggcctggccagcccattagtcccggttcttccatgaaccgggaccaatggatgcatttgtcccggttcgtgagcccaaggggctggccggggcctcgtgggcattaaTCTCAGTTCGTacggacccatttgtcccggttctaggcacgaaccgggaccaatgggccttgctctaggcccacaaacattggtcccggttcttggctcgaaccgggacagaaggctgggctttaATCCCGGTTCCAGCCTCGAACTGGGataaatgagttgcctatatataccccatcgccgcagcagagcactccacaatgctctgttttttctggccagcgaggagagggcatttgggtgctcttgctcacctcctatgcacacgaggtgttcgatgaaatgcccaggCCACGCTAGTtcagctttctcctctcgaagctcaacctcccagctccattttccccgagatttgtctaggtttagcggtccgtcacgtcccgtccccgtctcaccgccgtcgatcgcccgtgccaATCTCGTTGcctgcaccaccgtggtgagcctcttatcttcttctgaaagaaaaaaaattcttactttggATAGaaacttgtctaattttcttacttttattattgcttgttattatatagtgcgatggttttggcatccgcccccgtcggccctcgtcctggctatgattcggatgtggtatatattatcttttataactatttggttcatttattgtttatgacaattattcccatcaagttgacatagattttatttatgtgggAGGTAGTtcaaccggaaattccaaccgaccctattgtcgagaggttaaatttagttgaagaagaaaacaattacttgaaggaaaaaataaaaaaattgaggaggagaagatgatattggagttgcatgttgcggatgtcgtcgatgatcacaagatcaagatggatgcaatgcggttgaagattagaaagattagaaaatatgacattcataccgaggcttggtatcattatgccgttggatcaatttttaccttggttgtgattatgatcgcatttgttgttgcattgaaaggttttacatagtttcaatgtatggtttaactagatgctctggagagctatatgttgttcaatgagaactacgcatgtactttgtttttaatgtgatgatgaacttctattaatttggtcacttatctattcatgagagctatatgtaccaaattgatgatgtggctttgaatgctgcattttgaacacagaaaaagtatggagttcaaataagttcgaaaaattgaaatccctttgtaacagacgagtttccgtatgaaaccctgatacctcgaaaaagattgcccgttttgtacacgaagtgcatccagtttttgccttaagcctctctactttcttgcacatgctatgtgggtaaaatgatgataccatgccaactttcaaccttttcagagttcatttgtagtgcttttcaatttcagggtcttatagctcaaaataatgagtaaatgcatgaaaaaataacaaatgaagtcagaaagagttgaaaattgatgatgtggctttgaatggtgcattttgaacatagaaaaagtatggagttcaaataagttcaaaaactgaaatccctttataacagacgagtttccgtatgaaactctgatacttcgaaagagattgttcattttgtacacgaagtgcatccagtttttgtcgcaagcctctctactttcttgcacatgctatgtgggtgaaatgatggtaccatgccaactatcaacctttttagagttcatttgtagtgcttttcaatttcaaggtcttatagctcaaaataatcagtaaatgcatgaaaaataacaaatgaagtcagaaagggttgaaaattgatgatgtggctttgaatggtgcattttgaacacagaaaaagtatggagttcaaataagttcaaaaacaagaaatccctttgtaacagacgagtttccgtatgaaaccgtgatactttgaaagagattgtccgttttgtacacgaagtgcatctagtttttgccgtaagcctctctactttattgcacatgctatgtgggtgaaatgatgataccatgccaactttcaaccttttcagagttcatttgtagtgcttttcaatttcagggtcttatagctcaaaataatcagtaaatacatgaaaaataacaaatgaagtcagaaagggttgaaaattgatgatgtggctttgaatggtgcatgttgaacacagaaaaagtatggagttcaaataagttcaaaaaaaaatgaaatccctttgtaacagacgagtttccgtatgaaaccctgatacttctaaAGAAATTGtccgttgtcaggaccccgattcgaaGTCACATtggtctagccggtaacacctcatatcactttgcggcctcatgcacggtattcccacgggtgtcgccttaccatggcccgggaccgtttgcgccttttggctagCGTCCatgtgacagagaacccgggccgacatggctagtcgtgaacccaaagcggcaccaacctatggggacaggcatacatgaatcacatcgagcatgtcggtcagcagcgtgtgaatccgggctgtagcactgggctaacaggactctgggaacccgggctgtagcaggctaggcatgaCTCCGAACGTcactgcatgacatttccccgaagggacagacacaggaacgaagtgaaacacatgctggccagtcaagtgtcctgagcagtagtgctgggctagcaggactccggtgaaccgggctgtagcggactactatggatcatggaagcacaagactacatttccccataagagaggctaccaaggataaacaactaggttgtcggatcccacacataccaagcatttcaatcatacacacaatatgctcgatatgtgtaaatacaacatggcatcacaacataactctacgactcaagtatttattcattaggctccgaggagcgagatattacaaacatgggtctcatgacccaacaatcatagcatacaaatcaaagcacatgcggaagcttaacatgtctgagtacagacatctacaaatgaaagaggctaagaagcctgactatctaccagatcctgccgagggcacaagatcgtagctgaggtagcaagctaaacgtcgaagtccacacggaactactagcgagactgacgtctctctgcaaaaacataaattaagaaaacgtgagtacaattgtactcagcaagacttacatcagaactaactacatatgcatcggtatcaacaaaggggtagtggagtttaactgcagcaagccagctttgacctagtggctaacctaaactacgactacaagcaactcttttgaggtggcgcacacgagtccacatattcaccattcaataaccactatggatccgctcccgtctccctacgagaaggccatccatagcactcacacttatcttgtgagttttagagtatccactttcacttgtctatgaactatgcaaggggtccaagtttccatatttgaggaatatggctattcgaatagatattgataaccctgcaggggtgtacttcttcacacacgctcccaccacttaccgtcgtttacacgacatgtactcggcaaccttcaagcggaagcccaacgagggtgtcggc
The sequence above is drawn from the Triticum aestivum cultivar Chinese Spring chromosome 7A, IWGSC CS RefSeq v2.1, whole genome shotgun sequence genome and encodes:
- the LOC123149166 gene encoding BTB/POZ and MATH domain-containing protein 1-like produces the protein MAQKSVKPSRNHLSDQKSFRYLPLLPAMASAIAAWRGRREIVSPVILIYDPNVVDSRGLSTFVALRLIFLSEPPASAVRTTLRACLVDQRGVPKPSHEVSQRITFKKPQDSSERIKLEGLGYVKDDSFSVQCTLDVLKEIGEETALEELHLPSSDLHLQLAQLLQSETGADVTFLVSGESFSAHKLIVAARSPVFMAEFFGDMKEKCSQCVEIKDMDAEVFKALLQFIYTDTMPELRQREWDAEDEAEYEQQEEADAKAATVMAQHLLAAADRYGLDRLKHICAGKLSSSINVDTAATTLALAEQHNCPELKTRCVQFIIRTPATLDAVLATEGYKHLEASCPLVVIDLLKAAHGRKI